A stretch of the Candidatus Poribacteria bacterium genome encodes the following:
- the ispD gene encoding 2-C-methyl-D-erythritol 4-phosphate cytidylyltransferase, whose protein sequence is MDSVFDALLAEVIVPAAGTGSRLGGSTKKTYLRIEGEPLLVHTLRRLGTSPSCAGIWVVVASEDIGFCESEILPRCAGVPIRRIVSGGATRQESVLRALQQIPSDAEYVVVHDGARPLVPTDLVARVLNQARTSGAATTAVPAKDTLRRGSNEHVTGDPVPRENLWRIQTPQAFRRDLLLRAHEQARSEGTQATDDAALVERLGVAARLVMGDERNIKITTPDDLPLATALLRAEQADACPVAIRTGLGYDVHRLAEGRRLILGGCEVPHTHGLLGHSDADALAHAICDALLGAAGLGDIGTHFPDTDPAYHGADSMVLLARTVDLVSRRFRIVNIDSTVKAEAPKLNPHIGRIRERLADVLGIDIERVNVKAKTGERMGPVGERLAIETEAIATLELRRADDISG, encoded by the coding sequence ACACGCTGCGCCGCCTCGGCACATCACCGAGCTGCGCCGGCATCTGGGTCGTCGTTGCGTCCGAAGACATCGGCTTCTGCGAATCCGAAATCCTCCCTCGCTGCGCAGGCGTGCCGATCCGCAGGATCGTCTCGGGCGGTGCGACGCGCCAAGAGTCGGTGCTCCGAGCTCTCCAGCAGATTCCCTCCGACGCTGAGTACGTTGTGGTCCACGACGGAGCCCGTCCGCTGGTTCCCACGGACCTCGTGGCGCGGGTCCTGAACCAGGCGCGCACGTCTGGCGCTGCCACCACCGCTGTTCCCGCCAAGGACACGCTCCGACGCGGATCGAATGAACACGTGACCGGGGACCCGGTTCCTCGCGAGAACCTGTGGCGCATCCAGACGCCCCAGGCGTTCCGCCGTGACCTGCTCTTGCGCGCCCACGAGCAGGCGCGATCCGAAGGAACCCAGGCGACGGACGACGCGGCGTTGGTCGAACGCCTCGGAGTCGCAGCCCGACTCGTCATGGGCGACGAACGCAACATCAAGATCACCACGCCCGACGACCTGCCGCTGGCGACGGCGCTGCTCCGCGCGGAACAGGCGGACGCGTGCCCGGTGGCGATACGCACCGGTTTGGGCTATGATGTTCACCGACTCGCGGAAGGTAGGCGGCTGATCTTGGGAGGGTGCGAGGTCCCGCACACGCACGGTCTGCTGGGTCACTCGGACGCCGACGCCCTCGCGCACGCGATCTGCGACGCGCTCTTGGGAGCCGCCGGGTTGGGTGACATCGGGACGCACTTCCCAGACACCGATCCCGCGTATCACGGCGCCGACAGCATGGTGCTCCTGGCGCGTACGGTCGATTTGGTGAGCCGCCGGTTCCGCATCGTCAACATCGACAGCACCGTCAAGGCGGAAGCGCCGAAGCTGAATCCGCACATCGGGCGGATCCGAGAGCGGCTCGCCGACGTTTTGGGGATCGACATCGAACGCGTCAACGTGAAGGCGAAAACCGGCGAACGCATGGGACCCGTCGGCGAACGGCTCGCCATCGAAACCGAGGCGATTGCGACGCTGGAGCTGCGCCGCGCCGACGACATATCGGGCTGA
- a CDS encoding cysteine--tRNA ligase has product MALRLYNTLSRRIEDFVPLEPGKVRMYCCGPTVYDYIGIHNARTFVVFDAIRRYLEYRGFAVTFAQNVTDIDDKIIQRAQQNDADAIEWASRYAAAYAEDMLRLGVKPPSASPHATQTVEEIQQLIDRLLDAGAAYTTGSGVYFSVDEFPEYGKLSGRSPEDVRAGARVDVDEEKRDARDFALWKRGKIGEPWWESPWGKGRPGWHIECSAMVMKHLGESIDIHAGGADLMFPHHENEVAQSERATGKPFARYWMHGALVRIGGKRMGKSEGNFVRVRDALDRYPIEAIRLYLLSTHYRKPPDFTDTAIEEHIAPARRLNACLNALEKAADGAASSEDSHEFAAAVADARTRFVEVVDNDFNFVGGIGVLFEFVTTTNRFIAEHETLSASDRAALALGRDFLGEVFDMLGLRSRRTEDAGERLRALADAVLELRASARADKNWSLADALRDALLQHGVAINDARDGSGWALEEGASSAEAAVGIADVLVARRLDARHRKAWAEADALRDMLTSAGVRLSDTASGTTWEWAEPSTG; this is encoded by the coding sequence ATGGCGCTCCGACTCTACAACACCCTTTCACGGCGCATCGAGGATTTCGTGCCGCTGGAGCCGGGCAAGGTCCGCATGTACTGCTGCGGACCCACGGTCTACGACTACATCGGCATCCACAACGCCAGAACGTTCGTCGTTTTCGATGCCATCCGCCGCTATCTCGAATACCGCGGCTTCGCCGTGACATTCGCCCAGAACGTCACCGACATCGACGACAAGATCATCCAGCGCGCCCAGCAGAACGACGCCGACGCCATCGAGTGGGCGTCTCGGTACGCCGCCGCGTACGCGGAGGACATGCTTCGGCTCGGAGTGAAGCCGCCCAGTGCGAGCCCCCACGCAACGCAGACCGTGGAGGAGATCCAGCAGCTCATCGACAGGCTGCTCGACGCTGGCGCCGCCTATACGACCGGAAGCGGCGTCTACTTCAGCGTCGATGAGTTCCCCGAGTATGGGAAGCTGTCGGGTAGGTCGCCCGAGGATGTCCGCGCCGGAGCTCGCGTCGACGTGGACGAGGAGAAGCGCGACGCTCGGGACTTCGCCCTGTGGAAACGCGGCAAAATCGGGGAACCCTGGTGGGAGAGCCCCTGGGGCAAGGGCAGACCGGGCTGGCACATCGAATGCTCTGCCATGGTGATGAAGCACCTCGGCGAGTCCATCGACATCCACGCCGGCGGCGCGGATCTCATGTTTCCGCATCACGAGAACGAAGTCGCCCAGAGCGAACGAGCCACCGGCAAGCCCTTCGCGCGGTACTGGATGCACGGCGCGCTGGTGCGCATCGGCGGCAAGCGCATGGGCAAGTCGGAGGGGAACTTCGTGCGCGTCCGCGACGCGCTCGACCGGTATCCCATCGAAGCCATACGCCTCTACCTGCTGTCAACCCACTATCGCAAGCCACCGGATTTCACGGACACCGCGATCGAGGAGCACATCGCCCCGGCGCGGCGTCTGAACGCATGCCTGAACGCCCTCGAGAAAGCCGCGGACGGCGCTGCGTCGAGCGAGGACAGCCACGAGTTCGCCGCCGCCGTGGCAGACGCCCGAACGCGGTTCGTCGAGGTCGTCGATAACGATTTCAACTTCGTCGGTGGCATTGGCGTGCTCTTCGAGTTCGTCACGACCACGAACCGGTTCATCGCCGAACATGAGACGCTGTCGGCATCCGACCGCGCCGCGTTGGCGCTCGGACGGGACTTCCTGGGCGAAGTCTTCGACATGCTCGGGCTGAGATCGCGGCGAACCGAGGACGCCGGAGAACGCCTCAGAGCCCTAGCCGATGCCGTCCTCGAACTGCGTGCCAGCGCCCGCGCCGACAAGAACTGGAGCTTGGCGGATGCGCTTCGGGACGCCCTCCTGCAGCACGGCGTCGCCATCAATGACGCGCGCGATGGGTCGGGATGGGCTCTGGAAGAGGGAGCATCTTCCGCTGAAGCAGCCGTAGGAATCGCCGATGTCCTCGTCGCCCGGCGGCTGGACGCGCGGCATCGGAAAGCATGGGCGGAAGCGGACGCTCTGCGCGACATGCTCACGAGCGCCGGCGTCCGGCTCAGCGATACGGCGTCGGGAACCACATGGGAATGGGCGGAACCGTCGACCGGATGA
- the dprA gene encoding DNA-protecting protein DprA has protein sequence MPVTELDDETRALITLSCVPGIGSTLLTKALAHFGSGLETLRATERDLVRAGLSPAIAVEVRRAVAEGLPDLEERLLAGSDVAFLRIGDEDYPPLLRHTYNAPPLLYLRGSLGVSDLTSVTIVGSRRASEAARDKAYELARDLAARGVTVVSGFALGVDTAAHEGALDGAGRTVAVMGCGLSHVYPPENEALAERVTSAGALLSEFPMSVPPIAGNFPRRNRVMSGLTLATIVIEAPARSGALKTADYALEQGGKEVFAVPWRQTSFLNAGSQRLLSEGATPCESAEDVFAVISEMTKPGTFAARQRSTRTVGGTHSAGKAVQPASAVAEPSPDLGADERLVWEALTYEPTHIDALTQLTGLTPGRASAALLLLEMKTLVRQYPGKRFARKGSSTR, from the coding sequence GTGCCCGTCACGGAGCTGGACGACGAGACGCGCGCGCTCATCACGCTCAGTTGCGTTCCGGGCATCGGCTCGACCCTCCTCACCAAGGCGTTGGCGCACTTCGGGTCTGGACTCGAGACGCTGCGCGCTACCGAGCGCGACCTGGTGCGCGCGGGTCTGTCGCCAGCCATCGCAGTGGAAGTGCGGCGCGCAGTCGCCGAGGGCTTGCCGGATCTTGAGGAACGCCTACTCGCGGGCAGCGACGTTGCGTTCCTGAGGATCGGCGACGAGGACTACCCGCCGCTGCTCCGCCACACCTACAACGCCCCGCCGCTGCTCTACCTGCGCGGCTCGCTCGGCGTCTCCGATCTCACGTCGGTCACCATCGTGGGTTCTCGTCGGGCGTCCGAGGCAGCACGCGACAAGGCGTACGAGCTCGCCAGGGACCTCGCCGCGCGCGGCGTCACGGTCGTGAGCGGCTTCGCGCTGGGCGTGGACACCGCCGCGCACGAGGGCGCTCTCGACGGAGCGGGCAGAACCGTAGCCGTGATGGGCTGCGGACTGTCGCATGTCTATCCGCCGGAGAACGAAGCGCTCGCGGAACGCGTCACTAGTGCGGGAGCCCTCCTCTCCGAGTTCCCGATGAGCGTTCCCCCTATTGCGGGGAACTTCCCTCGTCGGAACCGCGTCATGAGCGGGCTCACACTGGCAACGATTGTCATCGAAGCGCCGGCGAGGAGCGGCGCGCTGAAGACCGCCGACTACGCCTTGGAGCAGGGCGGCAAAGAGGTGTTCGCCGTACCGTGGAGGCAGACGTCTTTCCTGAACGCCGGCTCGCAGCGCCTGCTCAGCGAAGGAGCCACGCCCTGCGAGAGCGCCGAGGACGTCTTCGCGGTCATCTCGGAGATGACGAAGCCGGGCACCTTCGCCGCCCGCCAGCGCTCCACGCGCACCGTCGGCGGAACCCACAGCGCCGGGAAGGCGGTTCAGCCCGCCAGCGCGGTCGCGGAGCCCAGTCCGGACCTCGGCGCGGATGAGCGGCTCGTTTGGGAGGCGCTCACTTACGAGCCGACTCACATCGACGCGCTGACCCAGTTGACGGGGCTGACCCCCGGACGCGCCTCGGCGGCGCTTCTCCTGCTCGAGATGAAGACGCTGGTGCGCCAGTACCCCGGCAAGCGCTTCGCGCGGAAGGGATCATCGACCCGATGA
- a CDS encoding acetyl-CoA carboxylase carboxyltransferase subunit alpha, with amino-acid sequence MGIQFEAPLLAVEERLADLRSAAADAGIELTREIAALERAYEREASRVYGELTAWQTVWLARHPQRPRSSDYVAALLEDCMPFYGDHIHGDDPALQGGVGWFEGKPVVYLAQQKGRNTKENIQTNFGMMHPEGYRKARRLMRLAAKFRRPILSFVDTPAAHPGANAELRGQAMAIAENLFEMAQLPVPMIAIVVGEGGSGGALGVAMGNVVLMLEYAVYCVAPPEACSGILWKDTGEHAPEAAEGLKLTARDLVEQSVVDELIPEPLGGAHRNPAETFARVRRTIRRHLSALSYLSDEELIDQRYRRYRNIGVFATGDSSALAPPTDGGSSASETA; translated from the coding sequence ATCGGCATCCAGTTTGAGGCTCCACTGCTCGCCGTCGAGGAGCGGCTCGCGGACTTGAGGTCCGCGGCGGCGGACGCCGGTATCGAGCTCACGCGGGAGATCGCCGCGCTTGAGCGCGCCTATGAGCGCGAAGCGTCCCGCGTCTACGGTGAGCTCACCGCGTGGCAGACAGTCTGGCTCGCGCGCCATCCGCAGAGACCGCGTTCCTCCGACTACGTCGCCGCTCTGCTCGAAGACTGCATGCCGTTCTACGGCGACCATATCCACGGTGACGATCCGGCGCTGCAGGGCGGCGTCGGCTGGTTCGAGGGCAAGCCTGTCGTGTACCTAGCTCAGCAGAAGGGCAGGAACACGAAGGAGAACATCCAGACCAACTTCGGCATGATGCACCCGGAGGGCTATCGCAAGGCTCGACGCCTGATGCGGCTCGCCGCGAAGTTCCGCCGACCGATCCTGAGCTTCGTCGATACTCCGGCGGCGCATCCGGGCGCCAACGCGGAGCTGCGCGGTCAGGCGATGGCGATTGCGGAGAACCTGTTCGAGATGGCGCAACTGCCTGTGCCGATGATTGCCATCGTGGTCGGCGAAGGAGGCAGCGGCGGAGCGCTCGGAGTCGCGATGGGCAACGTGGTGCTCATGCTGGAGTACGCCGTCTACTGCGTCGCTCCGCCCGAGGCGTGCAGCGGCATCCTGTGGAAAGATACCGGCGAACACGCCCCCGAGGCTGCCGAGGGACTCAAGCTCACCGCGCGCGATCTCGTAGAACAGAGCGTGGTCGATGAGTTGATTCCCGAACCCTTGGGGGGAGCCCACCGCAACCCGGCGGAAACCTTCGCGCGCGTCCGACGGACGATCCGACGACACCTATCGGCGCTCTCCTACCTGTCCGACGAAGAGCTCATCGACCAGCGGTACCGGCGATACCGGAACATCGGTGTCTTCGCCACTGGCGATTCCAGCGCCCTAGCGCCCCCAACCGACGGCGGCTCCTCGGCATCCGAGACGGCATAG